One Gloeothece verrucosa PCC 7822 DNA window includes the following coding sequences:
- a CDS encoding J domain-containing protein — protein sequence MQTVRNYYEVLGVPRNATPEEIKKAFRKLARMYHPDVNPGDQAAEEKFKDINEAYDVLSDEQKRSEYNRLLLGTSNKRRPPKRPSSASRNGTNPEGAYRSEFDLWKFKDFASPTTKQTRVVTSTRPSRRDVEARLTVPLQKAYLGGRQRIRLEDGRSLEVDMPPAMIDGQKIRLKGQGLEGGDLYLKITVARHPFFSLQGQDIYCQVPVTPSEAILGGAVEVPTIDGLVKMTVPKGVKSGQRLRLANKGYPTTEGNRGDQLVEILIVTPSEPTPEELELYEKLREIETFNPRRHLMSY from the coding sequence ATGCAAACCGTTCGTAACTATTATGAAGTTTTGGGTGTGCCACGAAATGCTACCCCCGAGGAAATTAAAAAAGCCTTTCGCAAATTGGCACGAATGTATCATCCTGATGTGAATCCGGGTGATCAAGCCGCCGAAGAAAAGTTTAAGGATATTAATGAGGCCTATGATGTTCTCTCGGATGAGCAAAAACGCAGCGAATATAACCGTCTTCTGCTAGGTACATCTAACAAACGACGACCCCCTAAACGCCCCTCATCTGCTTCTCGCAATGGCACTAACCCAGAGGGAGCTTATCGTTCAGAGTTTGATCTGTGGAAATTTAAAGACTTTGCCAGTCCCACCACTAAACAAACTCGCGTGGTGACTTCGACGCGCCCTTCTCGCCGAGATGTGGAGGCCAGGTTAACCGTGCCGCTACAAAAAGCTTATCTAGGAGGGCGGCAACGCATTCGTCTAGAGGATGGGCGCTCTTTAGAAGTGGATATGCCCCCTGCTATGATTGACGGGCAAAAAATACGTCTGAAAGGACAGGGACTAGAAGGAGGAGATCTCTATTTAAAAATTACGGTCGCTCGTCATCCTTTTTTTAGCTTACAAGGTCAAGATATTTATTGTCAGGTTCCGGTTACACCGAGTGAAGCCATCTTAGGGGGAGCAGTAGAAGTTCCTACCATTGACGGATTAGTAAAAATGACTGTCCCTAAAGGTGTCAAGTCAGGTCAACGCCTACGATTAGCTAATAAAGGCTATCCTACTACTGAAGGAAATCGAGGTGATCAGTTAGTAGAAATTCTCATTGTTACTCCCTCTGAACCGACTCCTGAAGAGTTAGAACTTTATGAAAAACTCAGAGAAATAGAAACCTTTAATCCTCGTCGTCATTTAATGAGTTATTAG
- a CDS encoding PspA/IM30 family protein, whose protein sequence is MGLFDRLGRVVRANLNDLVSKAEDPEKVLEQAVIDMQEDLVQLRQAVARSIAEQKRSEQQYNQNQSEANKWEQRAKLALSKGDETLAREALTRKKSFAETAAVLKQQLEQQTSTVDQLKRNLVALESKISEAKTKKNMLQARAKAAKANEQLQSTLSNIGTSSAMSAFERMEQKVLEQEAKSQAVGELAGNGLEEQFRMLEGGSDVDDELALLKAQVQGEAKALPGPVTDKALPQSTSSQSSTSSNSVVDAELEDLRRQIDNL, encoded by the coding sequence ATGGGATTATTTGATCGTCTAGGCCGAGTAGTTAGAGCCAATCTCAACGATTTAGTCAGCAAAGCTGAAGACCCAGAAAAAGTTCTGGAACAAGCCGTTATTGATATGCAAGAAGACTTGGTACAGCTACGCCAAGCCGTTGCTCGCTCTATTGCTGAACAAAAAAGATCTGAACAACAATATAATCAAAATCAATCAGAAGCTAATAAATGGGAACAACGAGCTAAACTAGCCCTCTCGAAAGGCGATGAAACCCTAGCTCGGGAAGCCTTAACCCGTAAAAAATCCTTTGCAGAAACAGCCGCAGTCCTAAAACAACAGCTAGAGCAGCAAACCTCCACCGTTGACCAACTCAAAAGGAACTTAGTAGCTTTAGAAAGCAAAATTTCTGAAGCTAAAACTAAGAAAAATATGCTGCAAGCTCGCGCTAAAGCCGCTAAAGCTAATGAACAACTCCAAAGCACCCTGAGTAACATTGGCACTAGCAGTGCGATGAGTGCCTTTGAGCGCATGGAACAAAAGGTACTAGAACAAGAAGCCAAATCTCAAGCCGTTGGAGAATTAGCCGGAAACGGGTTAGAAGAACAGTTTCGGATGTTAGAAGGGGGTAGTGATGTAGATGATGAATTAGCACTGCTAAAAGCTCAAGTCCAAGGAGAAGCAAAAGCCTTACCTGGTCCTGTAACAGATAAAGCTTTACCTCAATCAACCTCTAGTCAATCTTCAACTTCCTCTAATTCAGTGGTTGATGCTGAATTAGAAGACCTGCGTCGCCAGATAGATAATCTATAG
- the rlmN gene encoding 23S rRNA (adenine(2503)-C(2))-methyltransferase RlmN has product MAIELKTKPKSPQGQNVLLGKSLQELTEWVQEQGQPAYRGKQLYQWLYEKGARSLSDISVFPKSWREEVKDYPIGRSQIHHRSIAPDKTRKYLLRLQDGLIIETVGIPTEKRLTVCVSSQVGCPMDCDFCATGKGGFTRNLAPHEIVDQVLTVQEDFQRRVSHVVFMGMGEPLLNLKAVVSAVNILNQDVGIGMRSLTISTVGLPAKIEQLARHQLQVTFAVSLHAPNQALREQLIPSAKHYPLKNLLEDCHKYVEMTKRRVTFEYILLAGVNDLPEQAQELAVQIRGFQSHVNLIPYNPISEADYKRPNSQRINAFLNILQQENIAVSVRYSRGLETDAACGQLRAAKV; this is encoded by the coding sequence ATGGCTATTGAGCTAAAAACCAAACCAAAGTCGCCTCAAGGACAAAACGTTTTACTCGGAAAATCTCTACAAGAATTAACCGAGTGGGTTCAAGAACAGGGACAACCCGCCTATCGAGGAAAACAACTTTATCAATGGTTGTATGAAAAAGGCGCTAGGTCCCTATCCGATATTTCCGTCTTTCCTAAATCTTGGCGCGAGGAAGTCAAAGACTATCCCATCGGGCGTTCTCAAATTCATCACCGCAGTATCGCCCCAGATAAAACCCGTAAATATCTATTACGTCTTCAGGATGGGTTAATTATTGAAACCGTTGGCATTCCCACTGAAAAGCGGCTAACCGTTTGTGTGTCTTCTCAAGTGGGTTGTCCGATGGACTGTGATTTCTGTGCAACCGGCAAAGGCGGCTTTACCCGTAACCTCGCCCCTCATGAAATCGTTGATCAAGTCTTAACCGTACAAGAAGACTTTCAAAGACGGGTAAGTCATGTGGTATTTATGGGCATGGGAGAACCCTTACTCAATCTTAAAGCCGTTGTCAGTGCCGTTAATATTCTCAATCAGGATGTAGGCATCGGTATGCGCTCCCTCACCATTTCTACTGTAGGACTTCCCGCTAAAATCGAACAATTGGCCCGGCATCAACTCCAAGTAACCTTTGCTGTCAGTCTTCACGCCCCTAACCAAGCCTTACGAGAACAACTGATCCCCAGTGCTAAACATTATCCCCTCAAAAATCTACTAGAAGATTGTCACAAATATGTCGAAATGACTAAGCGGCGAGTGACTTTTGAATATATCCTCCTCGCTGGTGTCAATGATTTACCCGAACAGGCCCAAGAATTGGCGGTTCAAATTCGAGGATTTCAGAGTCATGTTAACCTGATTCCTTATAATCCTATTTCAGAAGCCGATTATAAACGCCCTAACTCTCAACGCATTAACGCTTTTCTGAATATTCTTCAACAAGAAAACATCGCCGTCAGTGTGCGCTACTCTCGGGGACTCGAAACCGATGCGGCTTGTGGACAATTAAGAGCCGCCAAAGTTTAA
- a CDS encoding thioredoxin family protein translates to MSSVIKITDALFEQEVFNSEQPVLVYFWASWCGPCRLVSPSIDWIAETYGDRLKVVKLEVDPNPDARSKCKVEGVPAIRLFKDKELLESSEGAINKQQLKTLIDNHLN, encoded by the coding sequence GTGAGCAGCGTTATTAAAATCACAGACGCTCTGTTTGAGCAAGAAGTGTTCAATAGTGAGCAACCGGTTTTAGTTTATTTTTGGGCTTCGTGGTGTGGGCCTTGTCGTTTGGTTTCTCCCTCAATTGATTGGATAGCCGAAACCTACGGTGATCGCTTAAAAGTAGTTAAACTAGAAGTCGATCCGAATCCCGATGCAAGGTCTAAATGTAAAGTAGAAGGAGTGCCCGCCATTAGGTTGTTCAAAGACAAAGAACTTTTAGAGTCTTCTGAAGGCGCAATCAACAAACAACAACTCAAAACCCTAATTGATAATCATCTTAATTAG
- a CDS encoding DUF721 domain-containing protein: protein MSFESISEIINFVEQQPGWEMVRLYRHIQRCWSTLVGSRVAAHTRPLFVQRQVLWVATSSSAWAQNLSLMRYSLLKKLNAQLSEPLSDIRFSPASWYNSLQIDDGEDQAQANLREQHPSFVSREQDLIKPEQSPSLSDDPQAVFEHWVQKMQQNHQHLPLCPSCHCPTPRGELQRWSVCSYCATKEWTT from the coding sequence ATGTCCTTTGAGTCTATCAGTGAGATTATTAATTTTGTTGAACAGCAGCCCGGCTGGGAAATGGTGCGGCTATATCGCCACATCCAACGGTGTTGGTCAACTCTAGTCGGTTCTAGGGTGGCTGCTCATACCCGTCCTTTGTTTGTCCAGCGACAAGTGTTGTGGGTCGCTACTTCGAGTTCAGCTTGGGCACAAAATTTATCTCTTATGCGTTACTCTTTATTGAAAAAACTTAATGCTCAGTTGTCTGAACCTCTTAGTGATATACGCTTTTCTCCGGCTTCTTGGTACAACTCTCTTCAGATAGATGACGGTGAGGACCAGGCTCAAGCTAATCTAAGAGAGCAACATCCTTCTTTTGTTAGCCGCGAGCAAGACTTAATCAAACCTGAACAATCCCCGAGTTTGAGTGATGATCCCCAAGCGGTTTTTGAACATTGGGTACAAAAAATGCAACAAAACCATCAGCATCTTCCCCTTTGTCCTTCTTGTCATTGTCCTACCCCTAGGGGTGAACTACAACGTTGGTCTGTCTGTTCTTATTGTGCTACCAAAGAATGGACTACTTAA
- a CDS encoding alanine/glycine:cation symporter family protein, which yields MGLALSIGEKSMILQLNILERIDQVFSSLVSLIERILFFSVAGIPLIILWIITAGVFFTLRMGFINIRGFKHAIDIATTEDEKNDEQGTGEISAFQALATALSASVGLGNIAGVAIAIQMGGPGAVFWMSVTAILGMSIKFVECTLGLKYRILRPDGIIVGGPMYYLDGGLAAIGQAKLGSFLAMLFALFSIPAGLGGGNMFQANQSFAGLTTVFPSLQEYDWLYGLIVALLVGLVIIGGISRIGIVASKLVPFMVTVYLAACLWVVLVNITEIPQAVQVIVTGAFSGQAIAGGFLGVLIQGIRRSVFSNGAGSGTAAIAHAVARTSDPIREGIVAILEPFIDTVVICNLTALVILTNGFYGENAIQYSSGAALAAAAFEKTIHGFSPVLTMIMFLFGFSTMMTWSYYGERCWSYLLGERTVFVFKGLFLACIFLGSIVNLGAVVNFSDMMFLLMSVPNLLGCMLLSGSVATELQIYWADLNKPKKEIKFSKLNRELTTKS from the coding sequence ATGGGACTTGCTCTCTCAATCGGTGAAAAATCCATGATTCTACAGCTTAACATCCTCGAGCGCATCGATCAGGTATTTTCTAGCCTAGTGAGTTTGATCGAGCGAATTTTGTTTTTTTCGGTGGCCGGCATCCCTCTAATTATTCTTTGGATCATTACAGCAGGCGTATTTTTTACCTTGCGTATGGGGTTCATCAATATTCGAGGGTTTAAACACGCCATTGATATTGCTACAACCGAAGACGAAAAGAACGACGAACAAGGAACCGGAGAAATATCCGCTTTTCAAGCTTTAGCGACTGCTTTATCGGCGAGTGTAGGACTGGGAAATATTGCCGGCGTAGCGATCGCTATTCAAATGGGTGGTCCGGGGGCCGTCTTTTGGATGAGTGTCACTGCCATTTTGGGAATGTCAATTAAGTTTGTTGAATGTACCCTCGGACTCAAATATCGTATCCTTAGACCTGATGGAATTATTGTCGGCGGTCCGATGTATTATCTTGACGGGGGGTTAGCCGCCATAGGACAGGCCAAATTAGGTTCTTTTTTAGCCATGTTATTTGCGCTGTTTAGCATTCCCGCCGGTTTAGGGGGTGGGAATATGTTTCAAGCTAACCAATCTTTTGCCGGTCTAACCACCGTTTTTCCCTCTTTACAAGAGTATGATTGGTTGTATGGTTTGATCGTTGCTCTTTTGGTAGGTTTGGTGATTATTGGTGGTATTAGCCGCATTGGCATTGTGGCCAGTAAATTAGTGCCTTTTATGGTGACGGTTTATCTAGCCGCTTGTCTATGGGTGGTGCTAGTTAATATTACTGAAATTCCCCAAGCCGTACAGGTGATCGTCACGGGGGCTTTTTCTGGACAAGCGATCGCAGGAGGATTTCTGGGTGTATTAATACAAGGAATTCGCCGCAGTGTGTTTTCTAATGGGGCCGGCAGTGGAACGGCGGCGATCGCTCATGCGGTAGCTCGTACAAGTGATCCCATCCGAGAAGGAATTGTCGCAATTTTAGAACCTTTTATCGACACGGTTGTTATTTGTAATCTAACTGCTTTGGTGATTTTAACCAATGGTTTTTATGGAGAAAATGCGATTCAATATAGCAGTGGTGCGGCTTTAGCGGCGGCGGCTTTTGAGAAGACAATTCACGGTTTTAGCCCTGTTTTAACGATGATCATGTTTTTATTTGGTTTTTCTACTATGATGACTTGGAGTTATTATGGCGAAAGATGCTGGTCTTATTTATTAGGAGAAAGAACGGTTTTTGTCTTTAAAGGGTTGTTTTTAGCTTGTATTTTTCTTGGTTCGATTGTCAATCTAGGAGCCGTCGTCAATTTTAGTGATATGATGTTTTTATTGATGTCAGTCCCGAATTTATTGGGATGTATGCTGTTATCGGGTTCAGTGGCTACTGAGTTACAAATTTATTGGGCTGATTTAAATAAGCCAAAAAAAGAAATTAAATTTAGTAAACTTAATCGCGAATTAACAACTAAAAGTTAA
- the dnaK gene encoding molecular chaperone DnaK encodes MGKVVGIDLGTTNSVVAVMEGTKPIVIANSEGMRTTPSVVGFNKDGELLVGQLARRQAVLNPQNTYYGVKRYIGRTYAELSPDSKRVPYTIRRDDDGNVKIRCPRLKKEFAPEEISAMILRKLAEEASRYLGEEVTGAVITVPAYFNDSQRQATRDAGRIAGLEVLRILNEPTAAALAYGLDQKQNKKILVFDLGGGTFDVSILEVGDGVFQVRATSGDTQLGGNDFDTRIVDWLAEQFLEQEKVDLRKDRQSLQRLTEAAEKAKIELSGVSVTEINLPFITATEEGPKHIETRLSRAQFEELCGDLVSRLRRPLKRALNDAGLTPVQIDEVVLVGGATRMPMVKELVRSFIDREPNENVNPDEVVAVGAAIQASILTGEVKDILLLDVTPLSLGLETIGGVMKKLIPRNTTIPVRRSDIFSTAENNQTLVEIHIIQGEREMASDNKSLGRFKLTGIPPAPRGVPQVQVSFDIDANGILQVTARDKTTGREQSITIQGASTLSESEVNRMIQDADAFAAQDRERRERVEKRNRAKALTDQAQRRLKEITLDFGTEFTRPYRRQIETLSAEILSSLEANDERRLDRAQADLQDVLYELNREVRLQYEDEEGEGFFNSIRRTLTGESEEDRPYPPRRSARNDYDLGYNSRSGNDDYNYGAGGGGYQDTYDSRPNRRDDYRSSGYDNNYNDYRSSGSRRSDYNEPPSGRYRSNQRRNIPAQNDWDEEDDDWF; translated from the coding sequence ATGGGAAAAGTAGTCGGCATAGACCTGGGGACAACAAACTCCGTCGTCGCCGTGATGGAGGGAACAAAGCCAATTGTCATCGCTAACTCAGAAGGAATGCGAACAACTCCTTCTGTGGTCGGTTTTAATAAAGATGGAGAATTACTGGTAGGACAATTGGCCAGACGACAAGCAGTGCTTAATCCTCAAAATACCTATTATGGTGTCAAACGATACATAGGCCGTACTTATGCCGAACTTTCCCCAGATTCTAAACGAGTTCCCTACACCATTAGACGAGATGATGACGGGAATGTTAAAATCCGTTGTCCTCGCCTGAAAAAAGAATTTGCTCCCGAAGAAATCTCAGCCATGATTCTGAGAAAATTGGCAGAGGAAGCCAGCCGCTATCTCGGCGAAGAAGTCACCGGTGCCGTGATCACCGTTCCCGCCTATTTTAACGATTCTCAACGACAAGCCACCCGAGATGCCGGCAGAATAGCCGGCTTAGAAGTGCTGCGTATCCTCAATGAACCCACCGCCGCCGCCTTAGCCTATGGATTAGATCAAAAACAAAATAAAAAAATCCTCGTCTTTGACTTGGGAGGGGGAACCTTTGATGTCTCTATCCTAGAAGTAGGAGACGGCGTATTTCAAGTTAGAGCCACCAGTGGAGATACCCAATTAGGGGGTAATGATTTCGATACCCGTATCGTAGACTGGTTAGCTGAACAGTTCTTAGAACAAGAAAAAGTCGATCTCAGAAAAGATCGTCAATCTTTACAACGCCTCACCGAAGCCGCAGAAAAAGCCAAAATAGAACTGTCTGGCGTGAGTGTGACCGAAATTAACTTACCCTTCATCACCGCCACAGAAGAAGGCCCTAAACATATTGAAACTCGCCTTAGCCGCGCTCAATTTGAAGAATTATGTGGAGACTTAGTTAGTCGTCTGCGTCGTCCTCTCAAACGCGCTCTCAATGATGCGGGTTTAACCCCCGTGCAAATTGATGAAGTGGTCTTAGTGGGCGGCGCAACCCGAATGCCGATGGTTAAGGAATTAGTTCGCAGTTTCATCGACCGAGAACCCAATGAAAATGTTAACCCCGATGAAGTGGTCGCCGTAGGAGCCGCCATTCAAGCCAGTATTTTAACCGGTGAAGTTAAAGATATTCTGCTATTAGATGTTACGCCGCTATCTCTGGGATTAGAAACCATCGGCGGCGTGATGAAAAAATTAATCCCTCGTAATACAACCATACCAGTTCGCCGTTCTGATATTTTTTCCACCGCAGAAAATAACCAAACCCTGGTAGAAATTCATATAATCCAGGGAGAGCGGGAAATGGCAAGCGATAATAAATCTTTAGGACGCTTTAAACTAACCGGTATTCCGCCCGCTCCCAGAGGAGTGCCTCAAGTGCAAGTTTCCTTTGATATTGATGCTAATGGGATACTACAAGTGACTGCCCGCGATAAAACCACCGGACGAGAACAAAGTATCACCATACAAGGCGCTTCTACCCTCTCAGAATCCGAAGTTAACCGCATGATCCAAGATGCAGATGCTTTTGCGGCTCAAGATAGAGAACGTCGAGAAAGGGTAGAAAAACGTAACCGCGCTAAAGCCTTGACCGATCAAGCTCAACGTAGACTCAAAGAAATTACCCTAGACTTCGGAACAGAATTTACTCGCCCTTATCGTCGTCAAATTGAAACTTTAAGTGCGGAAATTCTTAGTAGTCTAGAAGCGAATGATGAACGCCGTCTTGACAGAGCGCAAGCCGACCTACAAGATGTTCTCTATGAATTAAATCGTGAAGTTCGCTTGCAATATGAAGACGAAGAAGGGGAAGGTTTTTTCAATTCTATTCGTCGTACTTTAACTGGAGAATCAGAAGAAGACCGTCCTTATCCCCCAAGACGATCAGCCCGAAATGACTACGACTTGGGTTATAATTCCCGCTCTGGAAACGATGATTATAACTACGGTGCTGGTGGTGGAGGTTATCAAGACACTTATGATTCTCGTCCTAATAGAAGGGATGATTATCGCTCATCGGGGTACGATAATAACTACAACGATTATCGATCTTCCGGCTCTCGTCGAAGTGATTATAATGAACCCCCAAGCGGTCGTTATCGAAGCAACCAACGGCGAAATATCCCTGCTCAAAATGATTGGGATGAGGAGGATGATGATTGGTTTTAG
- a CDS encoding LL-diaminopimelate aminotransferase: protein MLFAKRLETLSTNVFAVMDRAKAQARANGKEIIDLSLGSSDLPPSRHVIAAIEQSLQDSKTYGYLLYHGTQAFRVAVAQWYSNRFGIPVDPETEVLSLIGSQEGTAHLPLALLNPGDFALLLDPGYPSHYGGVYLAGGQMYPMPLAAENDFLPVFEDIPSPVLAQARMMVLSYPHNPTTATAPLTFFEKAVAFCRKHQIVLVHDFPYCDIYFQETAPPPSILQADTTKEISIEFFTFSKSYNMGGFRIGFAIGNAEIIKALQQIKTVVDFNQYLGILNGAIAALQGTQEPVIQTVATFKKRRDAFIEALHSIGWQVPTPKATMYVWAKLPPPWTDKSVEFCTQLALATGVAVSPGSGFGKSGEGYVRFALVQEPEVLKIAVEKIASFL from the coding sequence ATGCTATTTGCCAAACGGTTAGAAACCCTTTCAACGAATGTATTTGCTGTAATGGACAGAGCAAAAGCCCAAGCCAGAGCCAACGGCAAAGAAATTATCGATTTATCTTTAGGTTCTTCTGACTTGCCGCCTAGCCGCCATGTCATCGCAGCCATTGAGCAGTCCTTACAGGATTCAAAAACTTATGGATACCTGTTATATCATGGGACACAGGCTTTCCGGGTTGCCGTTGCACAGTGGTATTCTAACCGGTTTGGCATCCCTGTCGACCCAGAAACCGAAGTTTTGTCTCTCATTGGTTCCCAAGAAGGAACTGCTCATTTACCCTTAGCCCTGTTAAATCCGGGAGACTTTGCTTTACTTCTCGATCCCGGTTATCCTTCCCACTATGGAGGGGTATATCTAGCCGGTGGTCAAATGTATCCCATGCCTTTAGCGGCAGAAAATGATTTTTTACCCGTTTTTGAAGATATTCCTAGCCCTGTTTTAGCCCAGGCCCGGATGATGGTGTTAAGTTATCCCCACAATCCTACCACTGCCACCGCGCCCCTAACTTTCTTCGAGAAAGCTGTCGCTTTTTGCCGAAAACATCAGATTGTTTTGGTTCACGATTTTCCTTATTGTGATATTTATTTTCAGGAGACGGCCCCTCCTCCTTCTATCTTGCAAGCTGATACTACTAAAGAAATCTCCATTGAGTTTTTTACCTTTTCTAAGTCCTACAATATGGGCGGATTTCGCATTGGTTTTGCCATCGGTAATGCTGAAATCATTAAAGCATTACAACAGATTAAAACCGTCGTTGACTTTAACCAATATCTGGGGATTTTAAATGGCGCGATCGCTGCGTTACAAGGTACTCAAGAACCTGTGATACAAACCGTTGCCACCTTTAAAAAACGTCGAGATGCTTTTATTGAAGCCTTGCATAGCATCGGCTGGCAAGTCCCCACTCCTAAAGCAACTATGTATGTTTGGGCAAAATTGCCTCCTCCTTGGACTGATAAATCAGTAGAATTTTGTACTCAATTAGCCTTAGCCACAGGGGTAGCGGTTTCTCCGGGTTCTGGGTTTGGGAAATCTGGAGAAGGCTATGTCAGATTTGCCCTAGTACAAGAACCCGAAGTTTTAAAAATTGCCGTCGAAAAAATAGCTAGTTTTCTGTAA
- the menB gene encoding 1,4-dihydroxy-2-naphthoyl-CoA synthase produces the protein MIVAWQTAKTYEDILYHKWDGIAKITINRPHKRNAFRPKTVFELYDAFCDAREDQKIGVILLTGAGPHTDGKYAFCSGGDQSVRGDAGYIGDDGVPRLNVLDLQRLIRSLPKVVIALVAGYAIGGGHVLHLICDLTIAADNAIFGQTGPKVGSFDGGFGASYLARIVGQKKAREIWFLCRQYTAEQALEMGLVNCVVPIEQLETEGIQWAKEILEKSPLAIRCLKAAFNADCDGQAGLQELAGNATLLFYMTEEGAEGKQAFLDKRPPDFSQYPWLP, from the coding sequence ATGATAGTTGCCTGGCAAACTGCCAAAACCTACGAAGACATTCTGTATCACAAGTGGGATGGGATCGCCAAAATTACTATTAACCGTCCCCACAAACGGAATGCTTTCCGTCCAAAAACCGTGTTTGAATTGTATGATGCTTTTTGTGATGCTCGAGAAGATCAAAAAATCGGAGTGATTCTTTTAACGGGTGCCGGACCTCACACTGATGGAAAATACGCCTTTTGTTCCGGCGGGGATCAAAGTGTCAGAGGGGATGCCGGTTATATTGGTGATGACGGTGTACCTCGTTTGAATGTGCTTGATTTACAGCGCCTCATTCGTTCTTTACCGAAAGTCGTTATTGCTTTAGTCGCTGGTTATGCCATCGGAGGAGGTCATGTTTTACATCTGATCTGTGACCTAACAATTGCCGCCGATAATGCCATTTTTGGACAAACAGGACCTAAAGTCGGGAGTTTTGACGGCGGTTTTGGGGCTAGTTATCTGGCTCGCATTGTGGGACAAAAAAAAGCCAGAGAAATTTGGTTTCTCTGTCGTCAATATACTGCCGAACAAGCTTTAGAGATGGGGCTAGTTAATTGTGTTGTTCCCATCGAACAATTAGAAACTGAAGGCATTCAATGGGCAAAAGAAATCTTAGAAAAAAGTCCTCTGGCAATTCGTTGTCTCAAAGCCGCTTTTAATGCTGACTGTGATGGACAAGCTGGTTTACAGGAACTTGCGGGCAATGCTACCTTACTTTTTTATATGACTGAAGAAGGCGCAGAGGGGAAACAAGCCTTTTTAGACAAACGACCTCCCGATTTTAGTCAATATCCTTGGCTCCCCTAA
- a CDS encoding PspA/IM30 family protein, whose amino-acid sequence MGWLDRLGQTIRANINSLIQESQDPEKMLEEMVLTLEQELIRMRQGLAEAIANFKRTEREAQKHLLAAQTWYERAQFALSQNNENLARQALVKWQSYQNTAQTFETQIEQQSEIIKKLKQNLRELEEKYSQIKSQKSLYIARLKSALASQKMNEIMGNVNNGKITTVFERLESKILELEAHSELITPDDDPLESQFAALEGEKIEAELLKMKSQKNSGQETGNR is encoded by the coding sequence ATGGGCTGGCTAGATCGTCTTGGGCAAACCATTCGCGCCAACATCAACAGTTTAATTCAGGAGTCCCAAGATCCCGAAAAAATGCTCGAAGAGATGGTTTTAACTCTCGAACAAGAGTTAATCCGAATGCGGCAAGGGTTAGCAGAAGCGATTGCTAATTTTAAACGAACCGAACGAGAAGCTCAAAAACATCTCTTGGCCGCCCAAACTTGGTATGAGCGTGCCCAATTCGCCCTCAGCCAGAACAATGAAAACCTAGCTCGTCAAGCCCTGGTTAAATGGCAAAGTTATCAAAATACTGCCCAAACCTTTGAAACTCAAATCGAGCAACAAAGCGAGATCATCAAGAAACTGAAACAAAATTTACGAGAATTAGAGGAAAAATATTCACAAATAAAATCTCAAAAAAGCCTTTATATTGCTAGGTTAAAATCCGCCTTGGCATCTCAAAAAATGAATGAGATCATGGGCAATGTTAACAACGGCAAGATAACAACTGTATTTGAGCGGCTCGAGTCGAAAATTTTAGAACTCGAAGCCCATTCAGAATTAATTACCCCTGATGACGATCCTTTAGAAAGTCAATTTGCTGCTCTCGAAGGAGAAAAAATCGAAGCAGAATTGCTCAAGATGAAAAGCCAAAAAAACTCCGGACAGGAAACAGGGAATAGGTAA